CGGAAGGTTAGGGAGCGGAATCATGAAGGTCAGATCGTCGGTAAAACCAATATGTGCCAAGTGCAAAATAGTGAAGAGAAGGGGAGTCATCAGAATTATCTGTGAGAACCCGAGGCACAAACAGAGGCAGGGATAGGAGGAGGCGATGGCAAGGATCGCTGGTGTTGATTTACCAAAGAATGAACGGATAGAGATCGGATTGACAAGAATATTCGGGATCGGGAGGCCCCTCTCTCAAAAAATACTCGATGAGACCAGGGTTAATCCCAACATACGGGTTAAAGATCTCAAGGACGAGGATATCGTAAAGATAAGGAATGTTATTGACAGAGACTTCAAAGTCGAAGGCGATCTGAGGCGAGAGGTCGCGATGAGCGTAAAAAGACTTACGGACATCGGGTGTTACCGGGGTATTCGACACCGCACGGGTTTGCCTGTCAGAGGGCAGCGGACCAAGACAAATGCCCGCACGCGCAAGGGACCGAGAAAGACCATTATGGGCAAGAAGAAGGAGGCGTAAACATACATGGCTCAGGGGAAGAAGACTTCAAGGAAAGAGAAAAAGAATATCAATGTTGGTGCGGCCCACATCCAGGCAACATTCAATAATACCATTGTGACCATCACTGATCAGAGCGGAGGAGTGGTGACGTGGTCAAGCGCAGGAAGCCTTGGGTTTAAAGGATCGAGGAAGGGCACGCCCTATGCGGCACAGATGGCTGCCGAGGCTGCTGCCAAGAAGGCCGTTGATATGGGAATGAAGCAGTTGGACGTCTTTGTTAAGGGTCCGGGCGCCGGGAGAGAGTCTGCCATAAGGGCATTGCAGGCGGCCGGGTTAGATATTAACCTTATCAAGGACGTAACGCCCGTTCCCCACAACGGATGCAGGCCTCCAAAGAGAAGGAGGGTTTAAGCGTGTCACGATATATCGGACCGGTGTGCAGGATGTGTAGGAGAGCTGGCGAAAAGCTTTTCTTCAAGGGTGACAGGTGTTTTACTGAGAAGTGCGGCGTGGAGCGGCGGAAATATCCGCCGGGACAGCATGGCCAGAGCCGGGGCAAACTGTCCGATTATGGTGTGCAGTTAATGGAGAAGCAGAAAGTGAGAAAGCCTTACGGCCTTGCCGAAAGACAGTTCAGACGGTATTTCCACGAATCTGAAAGACGGAAAGGGGTTACCGGCGAGATCCTCCTGCAACTGCTCGAATGCCGCCTTGATAATGTGGTGCACAGGATGGGTTTCTCTGCGAACAGGAGGCAGGCACGGCAGCTTATCAGCCACGGACACTTCTTGGTGAACGGCAGACAGGTCAACATCCCTTCATACGTCGTGAAGGCGCAGGACGTTGTCGAAGTCGTGGAATCGAGCAGGGTGATCGGTGCCATACAGGAGAGCCTTGAGAAGGTTGAGCACCGCGGCCTTCCGGCCTGGATCGAGATGGATTTTGCCAACTTTAGGGGAAAGGTTTTGCACATACCTTCGAGAGAGGAGATCCAGCTTCCGGTGAAAGAACAGCTCATTGTTGAGCTCTATTCGAAATAAAACTGCTACTAATTAAGGCATAGGAGGCCTAATGGATTTAAAGAAAAAAGGCTTTCAACTACCCGATAAGATTCGGTTTGATGAAGAGACGCTTACTGATACCTACGGGAAGCTTGTTGCAGAGCCCTTTGAGCGAGGTTTTGGTATTACCATTGGGAATGCCCTCAGGAGGGTGTTGCTTTCTTCCATTGAGGGAGCTGCCGTTACCGCGGTCAAGATACGGGGCGCTTTACATGAGTTTTCGAGTCTGACGGGAATTAAGGAGGACGCCCTCGACATTATTCTCAATATAAAGAAACTGAGATTCAGGCTCTATGGAGACGGAAAGAGGACTGCCATCGTTAAGGCTACGGGGCCTAAAGAAGTCAAGGGGGGCGACCTCCATCTTGACTCGGGGATCGAGATTCTCAATCCTGACCAGCTTATAGCCACTCTTGATAAGGGAGCTCCCTTTGACGTGGAACTCACGATCAAGAAGGGTAAGGGATATGTTCCTGCCGAGTTGAATAAGGAAGAAGGCCTTCCTGTCGATATGCTTGCGATAGACTCTGTGTTTAGCCCGATACGAAAGGTTAATTTCATTGTCGAGAAGGCAAGAGTCGGACGGGCGACCGACTATGACAGGCTTGTTATGGAAATCTGGACTGACGGGAGCCTGACCCCGCAGAGGGCCATCTCTCAGGCTGCCTCCATCATGATCGACTACATGGATTTCTTTGTCTTCGAGGAAATGGAAGAAGGCGGGGAGTTCGAGTCGAACGAGAGCTCCGGTATGGTATTGGTACCGGGGGCTGACGACCCGAGTGTTAACGAGAATCTCCAGAAGAGTGTTGATGAGCTCGAACTCTCTGTCCGCGCCTCGAATTGTCTCAAGAACGCACAGATAAAGACGATTTCAGAGTTGGTTCAGAAAACGGAACACGAGATGCTGAAGACAAAGAATTTCGGACGCAAATCTCTGAACGAGATCAAGGAAGTGCTCCATTCCATGGGACTTCGCCTTGGCATGAGGATTGATATGGACGCACTGAAATAATGGTATACTGGGAAGCGGAGGTATAGACAGGAATGAGGCATAGAGTTTCAGGCAGGCTATTCGGCAGGACAGCGAATCAGAGGAAGGCCCTTCTGAGAGGCCTCATGGCTTCGCTGTTTGAGTATCAGAGGATAGAGACGACATTGGCCAAGGCCAGAGAGATCAAGAAACTGGCAGAGCGCGTTATAACCCTGGGCGTGAAAGGCGACCTCCATTCAAAGCGCGTTGCCCTTTCCCATGTCCCGAACAGGAGCGCCGTTGCGAAGCTCTTTAATGACATTGCGCCGAGGTTTTCCGGGAGGAACGGCGGGTATCTCAGACTGGTTCAGACGCGGAACAGGGTGAATGACGGTGCTCCGATGGCGGTCCTTGAGTTTGTCGATTATGAAGAAGTGAAGGCAAAGAAGGAAGAGAAGAAGGCGAAGCCGAAGAAAGAGGAGACGAAGAGCGGTGAGTGATTGGATGCTGGTCCTGGGAATCCTCGTTGTCTGGTTGGTTCTGCAGTTCGTTGTCTTTCCCCGAATCGGAGTTCCTACCTGAGTGGTGGGTCATAAGGAGTCGGGGACTTCAAAGAAGAAATGCTGAAGTAAAGGACAAGATATAGATTATAAAATAAGAGACGCAGACTTTTGCCTGCGTTTTTTGTTTTTTTGGAAAGGGAGAAGGAGGGCGCTCTCTATTACTACATAAGTCAGAAGCATGCCTCAGACCTGTCATTTCCGCAAACGAAGAGCGCCGCGAACCCTTCTGAAGACAAGAAAGATTCCTGACAAGCCGGGATGACAGAGTTGCGGCTTAATGTGGCTTTGTTAATGATCGTCCCAGTTCCGACTATGAATAATCAAAAGAAAGTTTGCCACTTGGACCATTCTCTAGCCGTGTTTGTTCTGATGCTTAAGGTCTCGAAGAATTTCTGCTATGTTGCTGGGTGATGCAGTGTCCCAATCAAACCCATGGGTTAGTGCCAGTCGGTGTTCATGGTCACTGCCTCACCAACTCCTTCATGCAAGTGCTCTTTCAGGTTTAAACGGAACCCCATCCCACATCATGTAATACGCTGCTCTCGCTAGCTTATGAGCCAGCGCACTGTGTGCGATCGGTGCATTTGTCTTTCTCAGTTTGCGATTATAGTAGGACCTTGCTTCAGGGTCAAACCGCCGCGCCAGTTCTGATTCCTCTCCATAGGCCCATGACAGATACTTGTTTCCGTTCTTCCTATTGGTGGTCCCTTTCTTTTTCTCATTGCTGAATCTCGCTGCGGGTACCTTCCTGCAGAAGCGGTCGTCACTCTTGCCCATCACCTTGATGACTCTGTATCTAGCCGAAAACCGTAAGCACCGCTAAAGTTTTTATTCCAATAGATCGATAATTACATATAGATTGTTTGAAAGACTTTGATAGTAAGAGGAAACAGACGACATGATGAGGCTCAAAAACATTTCCATAAAGTGGAAAATAGCCGCCCCAATACTGATATTCATCGCAACAGGAATTCTTCTGACTACGTTAATCACCGCTAGGAATACCGAGTCTATTGTACTCAATGAAGTCGAACGATCCACTCTTTCAGGATACAGGGATTCAGTTCTTAATGCGCTAACCACTATGATGCTCGCAAACAATATTAAGGAAACAAAAGGACCGTATCTTGAACAGATGCGCACTGTCATAGATCTGCGGGTAATCCGATCTGAGAGGCTTGACCAGCAATTCGGCAAAGGTTCGGCAGACGAATATCCTGCTGATGATCTTGACAAAGAGGTCATTCAAAGAGGGATCGAACGGGTAGTTCTGGATGGAGAGGCAGTGCGCGGTGTTTATCCTTACATCGCCAAAGAGAAGTTCATGGGAAAGAACTGTCTGTCTTGCCACGATGTAAAGGAGGGTACTGTTCTCGGTGCGATCAGCATAAGGGTGCCTCTTAAAGAGTCTTTTCTCAG
Above is a window of Thermodesulfovibrionales bacterium DNA encoding:
- the rpmJ gene encoding 50S ribosomal protein L36, whose product is MKVRSSVKPICAKCKIVKRRGVIRIICENPRHKQRQG
- the rpsM gene encoding 30S ribosomal protein S13 yields the protein MARIAGVDLPKNERIEIGLTRIFGIGRPLSQKILDETRVNPNIRVKDLKDEDIVKIRNVIDRDFKVEGDLRREVAMSVKRLTDIGCYRGIRHRTGLPVRGQRTKTNARTRKGPRKTIMGKKKEA
- the rpsK gene encoding 30S ribosomal protein S11; translated protein: MAQGKKTSRKEKKNINVGAAHIQATFNNTIVTITDQSGGVVTWSSAGSLGFKGSRKGTPYAAQMAAEAAAKKAVDMGMKQLDVFVKGPGAGRESAIRALQAAGLDINLIKDVTPVPHNGCRPPKRRRV
- the rpsD gene encoding 30S ribosomal protein S4: MSRYIGPVCRMCRRAGEKLFFKGDRCFTEKCGVERRKYPPGQHGQSRGKLSDYGVQLMEKQKVRKPYGLAERQFRRYFHESERRKGVTGEILLQLLECRLDNVVHRMGFSANRRQARQLISHGHFLVNGRQVNIPSYVVKAQDVVEVVESSRVIGAIQESLEKVEHRGLPAWIEMDFANFRGKVLHIPSREEIQLPVKEQLIVELYSK
- a CDS encoding DNA-directed RNA polymerase subunit alpha, giving the protein MDLKKKGFQLPDKIRFDEETLTDTYGKLVAEPFERGFGITIGNALRRVLLSSIEGAAVTAVKIRGALHEFSSLTGIKEDALDIILNIKKLRFRLYGDGKRTAIVKATGPKEVKGGDLHLDSGIEILNPDQLIATLDKGAPFDVELTIKKGKGYVPAELNKEEGLPVDMLAIDSVFSPIRKVNFIVEKARVGRATDYDRLVMEIWTDGSLTPQRAISQAASIMIDYMDFFVFEEMEEGGEFESNESSGMVLVPGADDPSVNENLQKSVDELELSVRASNCLKNAQIKTISELVQKTEHEMLKTKNFGRKSLNEIKEVLHSMGLRLGMRIDMDALK
- the rplQ gene encoding 50S ribosomal protein L17, which encodes MRHRVSGRLFGRTANQRKALLRGLMASLFEYQRIETTLAKAREIKKLAERVITLGVKGDLHSKRVALSHVPNRSAVAKLFNDIAPRFSGRNGGYLRLVQTRNRVNDGAPMAVLEFVDYEEVKAKKEEKKAKPKKEETKSGE